A genomic window from Anoplolepis gracilipes chromosome 6, ASM4749672v1, whole genome shotgun sequence includes:
- the LOC140666947 gene encoding odorant receptor 13a-like, which produces MEMSTVSRVVKIGLRACGIWPYLPSTVLYRLLWIVLLTAAQIFQYRYLAVHYYTDSFSNFMDGMSSTMTYSLFFIKLIILWINERTFFDILQMMAADWKNCVLTECSLRITRNRARLSHRFSNFIVGLQLIAIILYSCGVFAGNVSDAQKINVSARDHILKMKFPFKVNTFSTYTLVTILEFFHLAMCGCGISVVNSLIITLILHISGQIDILCDWLLKAFSKNKILTMDGITMRTMIMKHQRIIAFSENIENLYTYIALTLFVSDTLIICCLGYIIVTSLDTPGGSTILVRSMLYYFVMNLEAFIYCFAGEYLSAKSKMIGDVAYNSLWYDVPPKQSRIVHLVVLRSQKQLTITIGKIMDLSLERFTSVVKVSASYVSVLLAMY; this is translated from the exons ATGGAGATGAGCACAGTTAGTCGCGTGGTAAAGATCGGTCTTCGCGCCTGCGGTATCTGGCCGTATCTACCGTCGACCGTTTTGTACCGATTATTGTGGATCGTGCTATTAACTGCGGCTCAAATCTTTCAGTATCGCTATTTGGCGGTACATTATTACACCGACAGTTTCTCCAATTTTATGGACGGAATGAGCAGCACTATGACATACAGCCTTTTCTTCATCAAACTCATTATTTTGTGGATTAATGAACG AACGTTCTTCGATATATTGCAAATGATGGCTGCAGACTGGAAGAATTGCGTTTTGACCGAGTGCAGTCTGCGCATTACAAGAAACAGGGCCAGACTTTCGCATCGCTTCTCGAATTTCATCGTTGGCCTTCAATTGATCGCcataattttatacagttGCGGTGTTTTTGCCGGCAACGTCAGTGATGCACAAAAGATAAACGTGTCCGCGCGAGATCATATCTTGAAGATGAAATTTCCATTCAAGGTAAACACATTTTCCACTTATACACTCGTTACGATTCTCGAATTCTTTCATCTGGCGATGTGCGGCTGTGGAATTTCTGTGGTCAATTCACTCATCATCACTCTG ATACTGCACATCAGCGGTCAAATCGATATTCTTTGCGACTGGTTGCTGAAAGCCTTTTCCAAAAATAAGATACTCACCATGGACGGAATAACAATGAGAACGATGATCATGAAACACCAGCGGATCATTGCGTTTtcggaaaatattgaaaatctttatacatatatcgcgtTGACATTGTTTGTTTCGGATACTCTCATTATATGCTGTTTAGGATATATTATTGTCACC TCGCTTGATACACCTGGTGGTTCGACAATCCTGGTGAGATCCATGTTATACTACTTCGTGATGAATCTTGAAGCGTTCATATATTGCTTCGCCGGTGAATACTTGAGTGCCAAG AGCAAAATGATCGGAGATGTGGCCTATAATTCTCTTTGGTACGACGTCCCGCCTAAACAGAGTCGAATTGTACATCTCGTGGTCTTGAGATCGCAGAAACAATTGACCATCACGATTGGAAAAATCATGGATCTTTCCTTAGAACGTTTCACCAGC GTGGTAAAGGTATCAGCATCATATGTGTCCGTATTACTGGCAATGTACTGA
- the LOC140666803 gene encoding odorant receptor Or1-like: MIDIENSLSKSLKILLRIFGIWPNASYIPLRRIFWTIAIILEQILEYQWVVNHFYSNEPFEVMKILSETMTYTIMFIKVIIFWVKKRTFVRILTMMAIDWENRTIDEVSMIATTHNANLSRRLNNGTVILYTVAVMFHVSNVFMNDNDEKASNTSNTRPLVMNMDLPFDLSRTLVYDLVLIIQFIHLILCAYINGLLNILLINLILHVGGQIDILRKWLMDMFPKEGKLSEESTLSPLIVEKVIKKHQQIIIFSEHIEEMYTNIAMVLFVSDTLIICCLGYILVASIGSPDAVNIIMRTILFYVVSIMESFIYCFTGDYLTEKTNSIGDAAYNSYWYEGSAKESQFIVFLIMRSQKQLTLTIGKVMDLSMERFSSIIKASASYISVLIAAY, encoded by the exons ATGATAGATATAGAGAATTCACTTAgcaaatcgttaaaaattcttCTTCGAATTTTTGGCATCTGGCCAAATGCGTCGTACATTCCATTGCGCAGAATATTTTGGACGATTGCAATCATACTGGAGCAAATTCTTGAATATCAATGGGTTGTAAACCATTTCTATTCCAACGAGCCTTTTGaagtaatgaaaattttaagtgAAACGATGACATACAcgataatgtttattaaagttatcattttttgGGTTAAAAAACG AACATTTGTCAGGATATTAACGATGATGGCAATCGATTGGGAAAATCGTACCATTGATGAAGTCAGTATGATCGCGACGACACATAATGCCAACCTGTCCCGACGTCTCAATAACGGGACAGTCATCCTTTATACGGTAGCTGTAATGTTTCATGTTAGCAATGTTTTCATGAACGATAACGACGAGAAAGCTTCCAATACTTCCAATACGCGACCGCTCGTTATGAACATGGATCTACCATTTGATCTCAGCCGAACATTGGTGTACGATTTGGTcctaattattcaatttatccaCTTAATATTATGCGCCTATATAAATGGcctattaaatatcttactaATAAATTTG ATTCTGCATGTAGGCGGTCAAATCGATATTCTTCGTAAATGGTTAATGGATATGTTTCCAAAGGAAGGAAAGCTATCCGAGGAAAGCACTTTGAGTCCTTTAATAGTAGAAAAAGTAATCAAAAAACATCAGCAAATTATCATCTTTTCAGAGCACATCGAAGAAATGTACACGAATATCGCGATGGTGCTGTTTGTGTCGGATACTTTAATTATCTGCTGTTTGGGTTATATACTCGTTGCG TCAATTGGATCGCCCGATGCtgtgaatattataatgagaaCAATCTTATTTTACGTCGTTTCAATTATGGAGTCATTTATTTACTGCTTTACTGGAGACTATCTAACTGAAAAG ACCAACAGCATCGGGGATGCtgcatataattcttattggTACGAAGGGAGTGCCAAAGAGAGTCAGTTTATTGTATTTCTGATAATGAGATCACAGAAGCAATTAACTCTTACAATTGGAAAAGTCATGGATTTGTCTATGGAACGATTTAGCAGT attataaaagcTTCAGCTTCGTACATATCGGTTCTGATTGCGGCGTACTGA
- the LOC140666945 gene encoding odorant receptor Or1-like has protein sequence MKIDNTLSKSMEIILRIFGIWPNSSYILLRRLFWTIAILMEQFLEYQWVVKHFHSSEPFEVMKTLSEGLTYTIMFIKVFIFWIKKRTFVRILTMMAIDWKNRNVDEVSMISTTYNANLSRRFNNGTVILYALTVIISSNVSSVFISDRNDEQASNTSTRLLIMNMDLPFDLNRTLIYGLILIIQFIHLMLCANINGLLNILLINLILHVGGQIDILRKWLMDMFPKEGNLCEESSLSPSIVEKIIKKHRQIITFSEHIEELYTNIAMVLFVSDTLIICCLGYILVVSIGTPDAVKIITGTILFYMVSILESFIYCFTGDYLTNKTNSIGDAAYNSYWYKGNSRENRFILFLIMRSQKQLTLTIGKIMDLSMQRFSSIIKASASYISVLIAMY, from the exons atgaaaatagacAATACACTTAGCAAATCAATGGAAATTATTCTTCGAATTTTTGGCATCTGGCCAAACTCGTCGTACATTCTATTACGCAGATTATTCTGGACAATTGCGATCTTAATGGAGCAATTTCTTGAATATCAATGGGTCGTAAAACATTTCCATTCTAGTGAACCGTTCGAAGTGATGAAAACATTAAGTGAAGGACTAACATATAcgataatgtttattaaagttttcattttttggatTAAAAAACG AACATTTGTTAGAATATTAACAATGATGGCAATCGATTGGAAAAACCGTAATGTCGATGAAGTTAGTATGATCTCGACGACATACAATGCCAATTTATCTCGACGTTTCAATAATGGGACAGTTATCCTTTATGCACTAACTGTAATTATTAGCAGTAATGTTAGCAGTGTTTTCATAAGTGATAGAAATGATGAACAAGCTTCCAATACTTCCACACGACTGCTCATTATGAACATGGACCTACCATTTGACCTCAACCGAACATTGATATATGGGTTGATtctaattattcaatttattcacttAATGTTATGTGCCAATATAAATGGcctattaaatatcttactaATAAATTTG atattgcaTGTAGGCGGTCAAATCGATATTCTTCGTAAGTGGTTGATGGATATGTTTCCAAAGGAAGGAAACCTATGCGAGGAAAGCAGTTTGAGCCCTTCGatagtagaaaaaataatcaagaaacATCGGCAAATCATCACCTTTTCGGAGCACATCGAAGAACTTTACACGAATATCGCGATGGTGCTGTTTGTTTCGGATACTTTAATTATCTGCTGTTTGGGTTATATACTCGTCGTG TCAATTGGAACGCCTGAtgctgtaaaaattataacaggAACTATCTTATTTTACATGGTTTCAATTCTGGAGTCGTTTATTTACTGCTTTACTGGAGACTATCTAACTAATAAg acCAACAGCATCGGGGATGCTGCATATAATTCTTACTGGTACAAAGGAAATTCCAGAGAAAATCggtttattctatttttaataatgagatCACAGAAGCAATTAACTCTTACAATTGGAAAAATCATGGATTTGTCTATGCAGCGATTTAGCAGT attATAAAAGCTTCAGCTTCGTACATATCGGTTCTGATAGCGATGTATTGA
- the LOC140666799 gene encoding odorant receptor 4-like isoform X1, producing the protein MKIKNIISQAIEIYLRIFGIWPDSSCILLRRIFWIIALAIEQILQYQYIILHFYSFELFEIMDLLGETMAYTIVLIKIVILWYKQRTFNKILAMMAIDWEKCPSSEVSMFTMTWNAKLSRRFANMSLILYSVAVIFYSSNIVVKHTYDNKISNTSTRPLVLNMKLPFDFNRTYVYELTIIIQFIHLMLCSCVTGILNALLINLILHLGSQIDILCEWLTEIFPMKKKSNPNYFMVKKIIKKHQRIITFSEHIENLYSNIALALFVSDTLIICCLGFVIVASIGTPDAIRIIIKTLFFYFVMNMEAFAYCFAGEYLSNKSKNIGDAAYNSFWYESNSKNGRIILLLIMRSQKQLTITIGKVVNLSLERFSSMLKASGSYISVLLAMS; encoded by the exons atgaaaataaaaaacataattagcCAAGCAATAGAAATTTACCTTCGAATTTTCGGCATCTGGCCGGACTCGTCATGCATTTTATTGCGCAGAATTTTCTGGATCATTGCGCTTGCAATCGagcaaattttgcaatatcaaTACATTATACTACATTTCTATTCTTTCGAGTTGTTCGAGATAATGGACCTATTAGGTGAAACAATGGCATATACgatagtattaattaaaattgtcattttatGGTATAAACAGCG AacatttaataagatattagcAATGATGGCTATTGATTGGGAAAAGTGTCCCAGCTCGGAAGTCAGTATGTTCACGATGACATGGAATGCCAAGCTGTCCCGACGTTTCGCTAACATGTCACTGATCCTTTATTCGgtggctgtaattttttacagtagCAATATTGTCGTGAAACACACATACGATAACAAAATTTCCAATACTTCCACGCGACCACTCGTTTTAAATATGAAGCTACCATTTGACTTCAATCGAACATATGTATACGAATTGACCATAATTATTCAGTTTATTCACTTAATGTTATGTTCCTGTGTAACCGGcattttaaatgctttattgataaatttg ATACTGCATTTAGGTAGTCAAATCGATATTCTTTGCGAATGGTTGACGGAAATTTTTccaatgaaaaagaaaagcaatCCTAATTACTttatggtaaaaaaaataataaagaaacatcAGCGAATCATCACTTTTTCAGAGCATATTGAGAATCTCTATTCGAATATCGCATTGGCGCTATTCGTGTCAGATACTTTAATTATCTGCTGCTTGGGTTTTGTAATAGTTGCG TCAATTGGAACGCCCGATgctataagaattataataaaaacactcTTTTTTTACTTCGTTATGAATATGGAAGCATTTGCATACTGCTTTGCTGGagaatatttaagtaataag AGTAAGAATATCGGAGATGCTGCGTATAATTCATTCTGGTACGAATCAAATTCAAAAAATGGTCGAATTATATTGTTGTTAATAATGAGATCACAAAAACAATTAACTATTACAATTGGAAAAGTCGTGAATTTGTCTTTGGAACGATTTAGCagt atgcTAAAAGCTTCTGGCTCATACATTTCTGTTCTACTTGCGATGAGTTAA
- the LOC140666799 gene encoding uncharacterized protein isoform X2 has translation MKIKNIISQAIEIYLRIFGIWPDSSCILLRRIFWIIALAIEQILQYQYIILHFYSFELFEIMDLLGETMAYTIVLIKIVILWYKQRTFNKILAMMAIDWEKCPSSEVSMFTMTWNAKLSRRFANMSLILYSVAVIFYSSNIVVKHTYDNKISNTSTRPLVLNMKLPFDFNRTYVYELTIIIQFIHLMLCSCVTGILNALLINLILHLGSQIDILCEWLTEIFPMKKKSNPNYFMSIGTPDAIRIIIKTLFFYFVMNMEAFAYCFAGEYLSNKSKNIGDAAYNSFWYESNSKNGRIILLLIMRSQKQLTITIGKVVNLSLERFSSMLKASGSYISVLLAMS, from the exons atgaaaataaaaaacataattagcCAAGCAATAGAAATTTACCTTCGAATTTTCGGCATCTGGCCGGACTCGTCATGCATTTTATTGCGCAGAATTTTCTGGATCATTGCGCTTGCAATCGagcaaattttgcaatatcaaTACATTATACTACATTTCTATTCTTTCGAGTTGTTCGAGATAATGGACCTATTAGGTGAAACAATGGCATATACgatagtattaattaaaattgtcattttatGGTATAAACAGCG AacatttaataagatattagcAATGATGGCTATTGATTGGGAAAAGTGTCCCAGCTCGGAAGTCAGTATGTTCACGATGACATGGAATGCCAAGCTGTCCCGACGTTTCGCTAACATGTCACTGATCCTTTATTCGgtggctgtaattttttacagtagCAATATTGTCGTGAAACACACATACGATAACAAAATTTCCAATACTTCCACGCGACCACTCGTTTTAAATATGAAGCTACCATTTGACTTCAATCGAACATATGTATACGAATTGACCATAATTATTCAGTTTATTCACTTAATGTTATGTTCCTGTGTAACCGGcattttaaatgctttattgataaatttg ATACTGCATTTAGGTAGTCAAATCGATATTCTTTGCGAATGGTTGACGGAAATTTTTccaatgaaaaagaaaagcaatCCTAATTACTttatg TCAATTGGAACGCCCGATgctataagaattataataaaaacactcTTTTTTTACTTCGTTATGAATATGGAAGCATTTGCATACTGCTTTGCTGGagaatatttaagtaataag AGTAAGAATATCGGAGATGCTGCGTATAATTCATTCTGGTACGAATCAAATTCAAAAAATGGTCGAATTATATTGTTGTTAATAATGAGATCACAAAAACAATTAACTATTACAATTGGAAAAGTCGTGAATTTGTCTTTGGAACGATTTAGCagt atgcTAAAAGCTTCTGGCTCATACATTTCTGTTCTACTTGCGATGAGTTAA